Within Malus domestica chromosome 04, GDT2T_hap1, the genomic segment TACGATTGAATTTTATTCGAGTAACTTAGTAATAACTTACTAATTTTGTCTCACACAGTTGTACATTCTTCTCAAAAAATAGTGGGTTTCTTACCAAGATAGTCGAGATCATGATCACGCAATGTAAAGTTGAACCGAGAAGCAATGAGATTGAGTAAGGTTTTGGGGCTAAACATGTTCATATATATGACAAATCCATTACAAGATAAACATATCCAAAGTCTAATTAGTCCAGCTAAATGATTTTACCCTACTCATTAATCGATGGGTCTTTCTTGGACCCGAGTCAAAGGTTTGTACTTGAGTTGGTTAAATACGTTCACATCTCCAGCTCCTCAATATCGTTTGTAAACATTGATTTCCGGTACTATGTATATCATATACATAGGTTTCAGGCACATATAATAATTAACCATCTGCAAACTGCTACACCATTTAGAGACAAGAAATCCTCATTACTTGGGTGGACACCTGCTAACAAAACATGGGGGTCGAGCATGTCCTTGGCCAAATTAGTTTTTGTGGTTTACAACGTTTGTCATGCACGGTGTGTAAAAGGGAGCAAATGAAACATCATGTGACAGTGAATACATTTCATATTAGTCCATATTCATTATTTAGTGGCATTTCATAATCATCAAAATCCaatcattaaaaaaacaaagaaaaaaatagttCAAATAAAAAGAGCTGTTATTAACATTTCAAAAAAGATATTCTACATAAAATaatgcaagaaaacattttCCAAGTGCACCTAAGAGTAACGGTTTAGCATATGCGAAGGGCCCTGTGGATAACGGGCTTCTTCGACCAACTGTCATTGTGACTGGATCATGGGTcacaaaaatgtttgaaaagCCCAACAGAATAACCCAACAAAACCCAAGGACAATTACGTCATTTCCGTGTGCTCCACACAAAACCCTAGCTTCAGATGAACCTCTCTACAAAAACCACGCATTTCACTCACtcagcctcctcctcctccctccaAAACCCATACGCCCCCAAACCCAGAGCGCCGCCGAAGAATCCATGCCTCCCAAATTCGACCCCTCTCAGGTCGTCGATGTCTACGTCCGAGTCACCGGAGGCGAGGTCGGCGCCGCCAGTTCGCTCGCTCCCAAGATTGGTCCTCTGGGTCTCTCCCCCAAAAAGATCGGAGAAGACATCGCTAAAGAGACCGCCAAGGACTGGAAGGGCCTGAGAGTCACCGTCAAGCTCACCGTGCAGAATCGTCAGGCCAAGGTCTCCGTCGTCCCCTCCGCCGCTGCTCTCGTCATCAAGGCGTTGAAGGAGCCGGAGCGCGACAGGAAGAAGACTAAGAACATCAAGCACAGCGGGAACATTTCGTTGGACGATGTGATTGAGATTGCTAAGGTGATGAGGAACAGGTCCATGGCGAAGGAGTTGGCCGGGACCGTGAAGGAGATTCTGGGCACCTGCGTTTCGGTCGGGTGCACCGTCGACGGCAAGGACCCGAAGGATCTGCAGCAGGAGATTGCCGACGGTGATGTTGAAATTCCCTTGGACTGATAAGCTATGTTTTGGGTTTTATAAAATGTTAGTGAGTTTTGGGTTCTATAAACATTTcatatttttgggttttaattttataattactATCGGTTTCCCAGTTATGAATTTCTATAGGGCATTGAAATGGTTGATCGAATTCGGCGCTGTAATGCTTTAGcgttaatgtttttttttttttttttgtctttctctttttgCTTATAATGTCTGGACCTGAGTTTTTTATGCTTAATGTTGAAATGTATTTTCTATACGCTCATGAATGATTGTGTGTGGTGATCCATTTTTGTTTGATATGGAGTTCATATGTTTTTTTAGTGAAAAATGGATAAACCAGTGTGAGTCTTGAAACATGCTCGACGGGGTTTCTGAATTATAGTGCCATCTCTTGGTTTATGTCAAATTTGATGGTTTCGGTGTAAACCATTGTGAGTGTTGAAACAATTGACTGGAGAGGGTTTCTGAATTATAGTGAAAGCTCTTGGTTTTGAAGGATGCTTTCTGCAATATCTCTGTGTGCGAAACAATTGTTTTAATGTTAGTTTTATTTGATTCCATGAATCATTTACATGTTGGTGTTGTTTGATTCCATAGATTCTGTAAAATGTAGGCAATACTACTCGTTGCTGAATTTATAGAATACAGCTTGTGTTGTTTATAATGTTGATATACAATGAAGTTTGGGTGAACAGATTGTGTACTTGGAAGTTGGGGGAAAATGATGGGATGTTTTCCTGCAAGGTCCGAAGTACAtaggttttattttctaaatggcATATCTGAAACGGGGCATTACACTGAGAACCTTTGTGTAATTGGTGATCGTGTTGGTGACCTTTTGAGTTTTCATAACACTGCTCACTAGTCTATGGTTTGCGGTTTGTGTGGTTGTTTCAAACTAAGTAATGGTTTGTTACTGGTCGAAAAGGTTGGGGTGAACCATCCAACAAAGATTGGTATAAACGTCACCGGACTGTTTGTGCAAACCGCAGTTTGGGAGAACTTATGCTATGTAGTATCACTTACAGGTCAAGTTGAATTCTGCCTTTTCACTAGAGTTGGTTAAGGTTTTGCTGTTGAATTCTATGGTTTTGTTTAAACCTTTTTGGCTTGTTGCGATTTGTGAATTATAGTGAAATGTTCTTGGTTTTGAAGGACGCTTTATGCAGTTGTGGTGGGTTTATGAAACAATTGTTTAAATGGTATTGGTATTTGATTCTAAGAATTATTGTCATGTTTTGCTTTACAAGTGAGTTGGGGCAATTGTGTTTGTTTCCACTTATGCAAATCATGAATTTGCAGAATTTCGAATGTATTTGTTTCGGTAATTTGATTCGTGCTTATGGATTGTGTATTTGGAAGTTTGGGGGAAAATACGAAGAGATTATAAGTGAACCTGCTACCTTAGTAGTCGTAATTTTTGTTTCTAAATCACTTTTCGTAACAGTGCTCACTAGTCTATCTTGCTGCtgagttttttagttttcgTAACAGTGCTCACTAGTCTATCTTGCTGTTTGAGTGCTCGTCAACCTTTGCGATGGTTTGCAATTGATGCATTTGTTATTTGAGCAACCCCAGTTGGGGAGAGAACTTCTCTCAGAGAAGCACCCACATTTTGACGTAGCACTACTAAACATTTTGGCGTGTCAAAGTTTTCATCCTTTTACTCTGACATAGTAGTTGAACATAAATATCGTCCATGAGAACGATACACTTGGATCCTTAGGAGTTTTGTGGTCATGAATTAGCTCTCGTAAATTGCAGAAATTGTTTTTGATTCAGCCCGTTTCGGATGAGCCATGGACTTCCTAGCTTCGCTCAACTAGCTGATTAGGCTTCCCCGCTGTATGACTACCAAGAATCCTCTcattctttttactttttctgTATGAAAAGAGTCTTATTCAAAACCCAAGCTCTTTATTACATTGTTGAGGTATATGACTGCTGCATAATTAGGGAGTTTAAACGAAAATTTCgcgtactgtttactttaacgaaaaatcatattttttacactaaaaagtcgaacatagtactattcattttatcctttattttgtccttatcgttaaaaagttttcaaaatcttttcattagtttttcttaattaataaTCTGCTAGATAATTAATGTGGCACCTAATTTGAACTTCTTTCTTAGCAAGTAAACTTGTCAACTAAGATCCAAAGttttgataccaaagccaagTCGAGCATTCTCAACAATTTAAAACGTATGCTAATGTGTTGTAATGCTAGTCTATGtatgaaaattaaaacacgGGAAGACATGATTGGCTTGTGATACCTATTGAGAAATGCTTTCATTTCATTGGATAATGATAAGTTACAACTAGTATTTATATTTACAATTCAAAGAAGCCAAAATACAACTAAGGAAAGGTAAAACAAAATGTAGTGGTAATCGATTTCCACATGCTTAGTGCTAGCATGAAAAATTGGATTAGATGCCAAAGCAATTGCTGAGATGTTATCACACCAAATATGAGGTAAAGTGGGCAGTTTGAAACCAATATCAGAAAAAAGTTTACAAAGCTAGGTGATTTATGATGTTGTATGTGCCAAAGACTTGTATTTTGCTTATGTTGAAGATCGAGCAACagtgtgttgtttctttgcactcTAACTAATGAGAGAAGGACCAAGAAATATGCAAAACCTTCCAGTAGATCTCCTATCCCAAGAACAGCTAGCCCAATCGGCATCAGAATAGGCCTTCAGAGTGAGGGATGAAGAGCTCTTAGGAAACCATAAGCCATGATTAAGAGTGCCTTTCAAATATCGAAGAATTTTCTTCACTACCTGGAAGTGTAGTTCTTTGGGATTGTGCATAAATTGATAGGCCAAGTTAACTGCAAAGGATAGATATGGTCGTGTCCAAGTGAGATATTGAATGGCTTCTATAATACACCTATATTCAGCTGCATTTTAAAGCAAAGGACCTGTGAGATCAAGTTTAGCAAACCTAAGAGGTATGATGCAAGGTTTAGCCCCATCCATTTTAGTTCTCTTAAGAAGATCCAAGATGTACTTGGACTGATGAATGAAAATACCAGATGAAGATCTAGTGACTTCCAgtccaagaaaataatgtaaaTCTCCCAAGTCTTTAACTGGAAACTGGGCACTAAGTTGAGAAATCACAGAAGTGCAAGTTATGGGTAGATTGGCCAGTACCTATGACATCATCTACATATACCAAAATCAATACCAATGTAGGTTGATGAAACATGAATAAACTTGGATCAAATTGAGAAGCCTGAAATCCCATAGTAAACAATGCAGATTGCAATTTCTCAAACCAAGCTCATGGAGCATGTTTTAATCCATATAAGGTTTTTTGTAAGTGACAAACAGATGTAGGATGCTCTGGATCAATGAAGCCTGAAGGTTGAGTCGTATAAACATTTTCTTTGAGAAACCCATGTAAGAAGGCATTACTTACATCCAGTTGATGTAAGAACCAATTGGATTGAACTGCAAGAGTGAGCAAGATTCTGATTGTCACTAGTTTTTCCACTGGGCTGAATGTATCACTAAAATCAATACCCTCATGCTGATTGTAACCCTTGGCAACAAGTCTACCTTATATCAATCTATAGAGCTATCTGATTTCCTTTTAACTCTGaaaacccatttacaaccaactAAATTCTATGTAGGAGATGAAGGAATAAGTTTCCAAGTGCCTATATTTTGCAGGGCATTGAACTCTTTTGCATGGCAGCTCTCCAATAAGGATACTTAGATGCCTGAAGATATGTTAAGGGAACAAATTCAATGGCCATGTGAGATGGCAGTGGATGCTTTGTTTTTGTAAATGCATTGTATTTGAAGATACCAGATTTGGATCTGGTTTGCATAGGGTGAATTGAAGTAGGTTAAGAAACCAAAGGTGCAGGAATGATGGCAAGTGATGGTGAAGTAACAGGGATAGGTGCAAGTGATGGGGAAGTAACAGGAGATGGTGAGGATGCAATTGATGGAGAAAAGTTGAGGTGTGTAGTAGTAAGGACATGTATAGAGGGACCAAGAGGTGGGATGGCATGATATAAGTTGGGAAAAGTAAGGTTGAAATGATTGGAAGTAGTATGACATGGTGGCTAAGATGATTAAAGGGAAAAAGTGTTTACTTGGTGAAAAGGAAAAGTGTCTTCATCAAAGTATACATGCCTGGAGATGTAAACTTTGTTTGTAGAAGGATCTAGACACCTATAGTCTTTGTGATTCTGACTATAACCAATAATAACATAGGGTTTACTTTTGGGTTCCAATTTGGAGTAAGTGTAAGGTTTCAACCAGGGATAACATTTGCAGCCAAAGGTTCTGAGTAAAGTATAATTGAgggtttttttttgaaaaattgctCCCATGGTGATGGTTTAGATGTTGGAGGCAATCTATTGATCAAATAGACATCAGTGAGAAAAGTCTCTGCCCAAAATTGATGAGATACATAAGAAGCAATGAGTAGAGTTCTTGCTGTCTTAACCACATGCATGTGCTTCTTCTTAGCTCAGCTATTTTGTTGGGGAGTGTGAGGGCAACTCAGAACATGTTGAATGCCATGAGTGGATATATGTTGTTTGAAAACATTGCTGAGAAATTCACCCCCTGAATTTGATATGAAGGTACCAATTCGAAATCTAGAGACATTGTTAACCAAAGCTTGAAACTTGACAAAAGTTTGAAATACATCCGATTTGTATTTGAGAGGATACAACCATGTGTACTTAgtgaaatcataaaaaaaatcacatagAATTTGTAACCACTCACAGAAGCTAATGGAGTTTGTTTGTACCAGACTTAGGGCcgccgtatttagatctcgtataaatactcgagggactcaaatgtaattatgtaattaatgaaggggcaaatatgtaaaaaggggtggagcccttagtctataaaagggcctcctcaccctcacaatccttaagctctcatcctcacatataGAGGCCATAAAGCTCACAAACAGagagctctctcaaactctttctttctttgggggactccccctcacacttgtaatccgTACATTCATACAGAGAAGAGAAAtacatcagtgtggatgtagcctaaacattggggtgaaccatgacatatattgtgttctttactttcttgcagattcacggtcggatttaagttgttccaagacccctcagattttgtgcatcaacattt encodes:
- the LOC103430876 gene encoding large ribosomal subunit protein uL11, producing the protein MPPKFDPSQVVDVYVRVTGGEVGAASSLAPKIGPLGLSPKKIGEDIAKETAKDWKGLRVTVKLTVQNRQAKVSVVPSAAALVIKALKEPERDRKKTKNIKHSGNISLDDVIEIAKVMRNRSMAKELAGTVKEILGTCVSVGCTVDGKDPKDLQQEIADGDVEIPLD